The window CGAAGGACCACCGCGAGTCCTTCGCCGGCGAGATGGACCGGCGGCTGGACGGAAGCGTCGCGGCCGTCGCCTCCGCCGGGGCCGCCGTCGAGGGCGCCGACATCGTCGTGACCGCGACGAACGCGAGCGAACCGGTCTTCGACGGCGATCTGCTGGAGCCGGGAACCCACGTCACCGCGATGGGACAGTACGACGCCGACAAGCGCGAGCTCGACACGACCACCATCGAGCAAGCCACCTACGTGCCCGACATCCGGGACCGGGCGTTCCAGGACGCCGGGTCGTTCCTCTACGCCCTCGAGGAGGGCGCAATCGACGAGGAGCACGTCCACGCCGATCTCGGGGATCTGGTCGCCGGCAACGCCCCCGGCCGGGAGTCAGACGAGGAGATCACCGTCTTCGACAGCGGCGGCACCGGGATCGAGACCGTCGCCGGCGCGTACCTGCTCTACGAGAAAGCCCGCGAGGAGGGGCTGGGACGGCCGATCGACGTCGCACCGGGAAGCGAGGCACTCACCGGGGAGTAACGGACGCGAGGCCCCCGTGGGTCGAAGGAGGATCGGTTTTATGTCCGCTTCGCTCCGAAACACACTATGCCCGATACTGCCGAGCAGCTTCGAGCGGAGCTGGTAGAGGTTTTCAGCCGCGCCGACTTCCCCGTCGAAGAGCCGATGGAACTGGTTCCGGCGCTCCCGGACGGCCCGGGCACGACGTTCGAGGCCGGCGAGGTGAGCGTCGGGGTGATGGAACTCGGATCGGAGTACGCCGAGTACCAGAACTACCCGTACGAGACGGTCGAGGACCTCGTCGACGATCTGATGGCCGGGTTCCGCGAGGAAGGGCTGTTCGAGTAACCGGTGGTTCGTCGCACTACCACGGGCATCAGGGGACCCATACCCGACGGCTGGCCGCAACCAGCGACGCCCACGTTCCCCCGTTCGTCGCCCGCCGCGGTCGCTCCGGCGGCGGGCGGTCCGGACGTGGCACGGGTCTCTCTTGGAGGTCCGCCAGCGGTTCCGAACGCAAACACGAACCACCCCTACTGGAGGATCCTGCTCCGGCCCCTCGGGGGCGTGGGGTCGGTCACGGACAGAATCAAGCCTCGTCGGCCCCTCGACGTAACCTGTGCGTGATCCCGAAGTCCTCGTGATCGGTGGCGGTGCGACCGGCGTGGGCGTCGCCCGCGACCTCGCACTCCGTGGCGTACGGGCGACGGTCGTCGACCGCGACGGTCTCTGCAGCGGTGCATCCGGCCGCTCACACGGCCTGCTACACAGCGGCGCCCGGTATGCGGAATCGGACCCCGAGGGAGCTGCCGAGTGTCTCGCCGAGGCACGGGTTCTCAAACGGATCGCCGGCGCGTGTATCGCGGACACCGGTGGGCTGTTCGTCAGCCTGTCCGGCGACGACGCCTCGTACTTCGAGGAGAAACGGACGGCGTGTCGGTCGGTCGGAATCCCGGTCGAGACGCTCTCGCCGCCGGAGGCGCGTGAAATCGTGCCCGAGCTACCGACGGAGGTCGAACACGCGATGCAGGTCCCCGACGGGGTGGTGTACCCCTCGCGGCTGATCGCGGCGAACGCGATCGACGCCAGCGCTCACGGCGCGGAGATCCGGCCACACGCCCCCGTAGAGTCGATCGAAGTCCGGAACGGGG of the Halobellus ruber genome contains:
- a CDS encoding ornithine cyclodeaminase family protein, encoding MTETLFLTSADVDGLATPAEFVEAVRKGYRQYGEGAPAEPRTTLPNDDPAGFLTAYASVLPETGAMGGYMYTAGFGASDAWFLTPLFDAESGEPIALLDGASMNPFKTGATGAVGADELAREDATSAAIVGSGPQARGQLRALATVRDLETVWIYSPTKDHRESFAGEMDRRLDGSVAAVASAGAAVEGADIVVTATNASEPVFDGDLLEPGTHVTAMGQYDADKRELDTTTIEQATYVPDIRDRAFQDAGSFLYALEEGAIDEEHVHADLGDLVAGNAPGRESDEEITVFDSGGTGIETVAGAYLLYEKAREEGLGRPIDVAPGSEALTGE
- a CDS encoding MTH865 family protein; amino-acid sequence: MPDTAEQLRAELVEVFSRADFPVEEPMELVPALPDGPGTTFEAGEVSVGVMELGSEYAEYQNYPYETVEDLVDDLMAGFREEGLFE